In the genome of Streptomyces aquilus, the window CCACCACGGTGAAGACCCACATCGGCCGCATCCTGTCGAAGCTGGAGCTGCGCGACCGCGTCCAGGCGGTCGTCCTCGCCTACGAGTCGGGGCTGATCACGCCGGGAAATCCGGAAGACGTCCCGGGCGCCGATCGTTACCGTTGAGGCATGGAGGTCACCCAGCACACCCACAGCGCAGCCGCGCGAGCGACCAGCTCCCCGGCTGCCACCGCCTGACCTCACGTCACCTCTCCCCCGGCGGCCGGAAACGGACCGCCGGTGCAGTGCGTGTACATCCCTCGCTGTTCCCACGGTCCTTTCCGGTGCCCCGCACCTCAAGGAAGACCGTCATGAACACCGACCGCACCCTGCGCACCTTCACCGACTTCTACGTCGAGCGCGGCCACCACCTGATCACCGGCAGCACTCTTCTCCCGCCGCCCTCGGACCCGGTGCTGTTCACCACGTCCGGCATGCATCCGCTCACCCCGTACCTGGAGGGCCGCCCGCATCCCCAGGGGCGGCGGCTGGTGAACGTGCAGCGCTGTCTGCGCACCACCGACCTGGAGGAGGTCGGCGACCCGACCCATCTGACGGTGTTCGAGATGCTCGGCTCGTGGTCGCTCGGCGACTACGACCACTCACGGAGCCTGCGCTGGGGCCACGAACTGCTCCGAGACGGCTTCGGCATCCCGCAACGGCATCTGTACGTCACCGTCTTCGGCGGCGACGACCAGGTCGGCCCGGACACCGAATCGCTGCGCACCTGGGAGGAGTTGGGCGTCCCCGTCGAGCCGACCGTGGAGGACAACTGGTGGTCCAACGGTCCCGTCGGCCCGTGCGGCCCCGACTCGGAGATCTTCGTCTGGACCGGCGACACCCCGCCGGAGGGCAGCCCCACCACCGACCCGCGCTGGGTGGAGGTCTGGAACCACGTCGGCATGCGCTACCGCCGCCAGGAGGACGGCAGCCTCTCCCCGCTGTCGCAGCAGAACATCGACACGGGCATGGGGCTGGAGCGCCTGCTGACCGTCCTCCAGGGCCGTGGCTCGGTCTACGAGACGGATCTGTTCGAACCCTGGACGCGGCTGCTCCCGCGGCTGTGGGACCTCGACGAGCCGTCGTTCCGCCTGGTCTGCGACCATCTGCGCTCCGGTGTCGTCGTCATCGGTGACGGCGTACGGCCCTCCCCCACCGGGCGCGGCTACGTCCTGCGCCGCCTCGTCCGCCGCCTCCTGACCACCCTCTGGCAGCAGGACCGCGGCCGCACCCTGTCCGACCTGCCGCGGGAGCTCGTCGAGCACACCCTGGACCACTTCCGGCTGCCCGGCGGCACCGGCCCCGTGCTCGACGTCCTGCTGGAGGAAGAGGGCCGCTTCGGCAAGCTCCTCGACCGGGGCCACCGCGTCCTCTCCCGCCCGCAGTACCGAGGGCAGCTGTCCGAGGAGGACTACCACTACCTCCACGACACCCACGGTCTGCCCCGCGATCTCGTCGTCGGCCTGCGCAGCCTGCACGGATGAGCCGGCGCGCATGATCGTGCCCGGGCCGCCCGACCGCGTTACCCCTCGGGCGGCCGGGGCACTCGGGGGCCGCGGCGGCTTCCTCCCGGAGTCGCCCGATCCTGTCGGAGGTGGAGAGCATGGGGCACGGCGGAAACGTGATCGACGAGCTGGTCGCCGATCACCGCGAGGTCGAGGAGTTCTTCGGTCGTATCGAGGCGCTGCCCTCCGGCGACAAGGACCGCAAGGTCCATGCCGACCAGGCCACCATCGAGCTGGTCCGGCACTCGGTCGCCGAGGAGGCCTACCTGTATCCCGCCGTGCGGGAGCACCTGGCGAACGGCAACACCCTCGCCGACCGGGAGATCGAGGACCACGCGAAGGCCGAGCAGCTCATGAAGGACCTGGAGTCCTGCGAGGCCGACGACCCGGAGTTCGACCGGATCGTCGGCGAGCTGATGGCCGAGGTGCGCGCGCACATCGCCGACGAGGAGGAGAACCTGTTCCCCCAGCTCCGCGCGGTCTGTCCGCCGGAGCGCCTGGACGAGCTGGGCGAGCAGATCCGCAGGGCCAAGAAGGTGGCGCCGACCCGCCCGCACCCGTCCACGCCGAGCGAGCCACCGGCGAACAAGCTGCTCGCGCCGGGCCTGGGCCTGGTCGACCGGATACGCGACGCGCTGACGGGCCGCGGCAAGGAGGACTGACTGCATCCGTCGCGGGTGTCAGCGCTGTTCCCGGAGGCGGCCGAAGAGCGGTGCCGCCTCCGGGAGGGCGCCGCCGACCGGGCTCACCTGACGGGCGATCCGCTCCGCCGCGCCCGGTACGAAGGGCCGTAGTTCGTCGCCGAGCACCCGGCACGCCGTGACCAGCGCGGCGAGGACCGCGTCGAGGCGTTCGGCCGCGTCGGTGTTGCCCTGGCGCTCCGCCCGGGCCAGTTCCCAGGGGCGGGTGGCGTCGATGCAGCGGTTGGCCTCCTCCACGATGTCCCAGGCGGCGTCGACGGCCCGCCGGAAGTCGAAGTCGCCAAGGGCCGCGTCGATCCGCCCGGGCACTGCCCGGCACACGTCGAGCAGCGGCGTCACCGCGAACCGGTCGGCGCCGAGCACCGGGACGGCCCCGGCGCGGTACCGGTGGACCATGGTCACGATCCGGTGGACCAGGTTCCCGAGGCCCCCGGCGAAGTCGGCGTCGGCACGGGCGATCAGCCGCTCCTCGGTGAAGTCGGCGTCCCCGACCCGGGGGACGTCCCGCAGCAGCCACCAGCGCACCGCGTCCGTGCCGTACGCGGCGGTCAGGGCGACGGGGTCGACGGTGGTCCCGCTCCCGGACTTGCTGATCTTGCGTCCGCCGACCGTCAGATAGTCGTGGACGAGGATGTCGGTCGGCAGCGGCAGGCCCGCCGACAGCAGCATGGCCGGCCAGTACACGGCGTGGAAGCGTACGACGCCCTTGCCGACGAGATGGACACGGCGGTCCCCGGCGGCCCACCACCGCTCGTAGGCGGGGTCGTCGGTGCCGTAGCCGAGGCTGGTGACGTAGTTGCCGAGGGCGTCCCACCACACGTAGACGACCTGGTCGGGGTCGTCGGGCACGGGGATGCCCCAGCCGCGGGCGCGGGTGTGGGAGCGGGAGACGGAGAAGTCGTGGAGGCCGCCGTCGATGAGGGCGAGGACCTCGTTGCGGCGGGCGGCGGGTTCGATGCGCAGCGCGCCGCCGGTGATCAGTTCGCGGAGCCGGTCGGCGTGGCGCGAGAGTCTGAAGAACCAGTTCTCCTCGGCGACCCGTTGCGGTGCGGTGCCGTGTTCCGCGCACCGGCCGTCGTCCAGTTCCTCCGGGGTGTAGAACTGCTCGCAGCCTACGCAGTACAGCCCCTCGTACGTCTTCCGGTAGAGGTCCCCGGCCGCCGCGCAGCGGCGCCACAGGCGTTCCACGCCCGCACGGTGTCGAGGGTCGCTGCTGGTGCGGATGAAGTCGTCGAGGGACAGGGCGAGCGGGTCGCGCAGGGCGGCGAACGCGTCGGCGTTGCGGTCCACCAGGGTCCGCACGTCCACGCCCGCCGCCTCCGCGGCCAGCACGTTCTTCAGCGAGTTGTCGTCGGTGCCGCTCAACAGACGGACGTCGTCGCCCCGTTGGCGGCGGTGCCTGGCCAGGGTGTCCGCCTGGACCAGCTCCAGGGCGAAGCCCAGGTGCGGGCGGGCGTTGACGTACGGGATGGTCGTGGTGATGTAGTGGCGTGGTGTGGTCATCGGTCCTCCCGCCGGTACCGGGACCTGGTCCGCACCACGCGTCGAGGCCCCGTCCCGGGGCCTCGGATTCGGTACGCGTCCGTGCTCAGCAGCCCCAGTGCGGGGGCATCATCCGGTGCTGAGTCGAAGGCGTGATCATGGCGACGAGGGTAGCAACGGCGCCCGGCGTGGACACCTTCTTTTCCGGCGTCCCCGAGGGTCGATCACCCTCGGGGCCCGGCCGGGCGCCGCCCGCTCCCTCCCCGTCAGCTCTTGCCGAGGAGTCGCCAGATCTGGTTCTTCTTGGTGCTCAGCGCGCTCGCCGGGTCGCAGGTCCACTGGTGGACCAGGGCGCCGGCCGCGGTCGAGACACCGCTGACGTCGACGCACTTGCCGCTGTGCACGGCGACGAGCTGGTAGTCCTTGCCGTTGCCGAGTGCGGTGACGGGGTTGAGGGTGAACATCTGGTTCGTGGTGCCACTGCAGGTCCACTGGATGACGGCGGCGCCGTCGGCCGTGGAGGCGCCCGAGACGTCCAGGCACTTGCCGCTGTGCTCGTTCACGATGGTGTAGGTGTTCGCCCGGCCGGCCACCGGCTTGAGGTCGAGCATCTGCTGGTAGCCGCCCTCGCAGGGGTACTGCTGGTACTGCGTGCCGTCGGCGGCGGAGAGGTTGGTGTCGTCCAGGCACTGACCGCTGTGCTGTGCCACCGCGACCGTGGAGACGGTCGTGTCGGACGGCGGCAGCAGCGTGACGGTGTAGCCGTCGGCGGCGTCCGTCCACGGCACGCTCACCGAGGCCGAGTTGCCGCTGACGGTCAGGGTCTGGTCGGAGACCGTCACCGGACCCGTGACCGCGCCGCCGCCGTTGTTCGGTATGCGCTGGACGACCGCGCGCACCCGGCCGTTCTCCACCACCGAGGTGGTGTCGAGGCGGTTGAGGTTGACGGTGACGTTGCCGGTGTTGGCGTTGGTGCCCAGCAGGATCTTGGCGTTGCGGGCCGTGTTGTCCTTGGTCGCCAGCCCGTCGGTGTTCGTACCGGGGGTGAGGTTCACGATGTTCCCGGTCTGGGAGCCGTAGTACCGGTAGAGGAACCACTCCCCCTTCGGCAGGTACCGACCGGAGCTGTCCTTGGTGAGCAGGTCGGCCGCGTAGTCGTGGAGGCTGGGGCCCCCTCCCCAGTTGGAGCGCAGGCCGTCGGCGCCGGCCCGCTCCAGGCGGCTGATGAACCAGCCGCCGCCACCGGGGTTCTGCTGCTCGCGCCCGGCGTACTCGTTGATCTGGTACGGCCGGGTGTTGGTCAGGCCCGCGGCGGCGAGGGTCGAGTTGGCGTTGTTGACGGCCGTGACGGGGTCGTGCGGGATGGCGTGCCAGCTGTAGATGTCGGGGGCGACGTTGTTGGCCTTGACGTGGTTCAGGAAGGTGGTCCACCAGGAGTTGGAGGAGCTGGGCGGGTTGGCGATGCTGGGGCCGACGATGAGCTGCCCGGGCAGGTTGGCCCGCACGGCGGCGTGGAAGCGGGACCACATCTGCAGGTACTGGCTCTGGGAGCGGCCCCAGAAGCCGCTGAGGTCCGGCTCGTTCCACAGGTCCCACTCCACCGTCATGTTGTTGGCCTTGACGTCGGAGATGAGCTGGTTGACGAAGTTGTCGAACTGCGTCCAGTTCCCGTTGTCGCCCGGGAAGCCCGTGCTGGTGGTGCCGTCGGCGCCCCACAGGTCGTGCGGCAGGATGACGAAGGTTCCGCCGAGCGCCTTGGTGCGCTTGTACTGGGCGAGGGTGGCGTTCCAGCGGGTCCGGTACTCGGCGAGGCTGGTGGCGTAGCCGCCGCCGTTGAGCTGCGCGCCGCCGGCCCGCTCGAAGTGCCACTTGATGTCCTTGAAGAAGTGGTCCGGCGGCTGCGACCCGTCGACGGTCAGTCCGTAGATCATGCCGGAGGCGCGGTAGGTGGGGGCACCTCCGGCGGTGGCGAAGTCGACGCTGACGGCGGTGTCCGCGGCCTGGGAGGGGGCGGCGGGGAGCAGGGTCGCGGCCAGGGCGGCCAGGAGGGCGGCGAGGGAGGCGGTGGACCGGCGTCGGGATCTGCGGGGCGTGCGGGGTGATGTCACGGTGCGGCTCCTGCCGGGGCGGGGACGGGCCCCGGGCCCGGTCGGGCCCGGGGTGGTGCAGGAGGCGGCCGGTCAGCGGCCGTCTCTGTGTGCGTGCGCCTCGGCCAGCAGGAGATAGCCGGCCGCGGTCCAGGTGTAGGCGCGGTCTCGCAGACCCGTTCCGGTGACGGCGTCGAAGTTCTCGGCGAACCCGTGCGTCTCGCAGAGGGTCCGGAAGCGGGCGCTGATGTCGTCGGCGAGCCGGTGGTGGCCGGCCCGGCGCAGGCCGTCCTCGATGAGGACGGTGGCCGGCGCCCAGATGGGGCCGCGCCAGTAGCCGTCGGCGAGGTAGTGCGGGGAGGTGGTCAGTTCGGTGGCCAGGCCGTACGGCGTGAGGTGGGCCTTGATGTGGTCGGCCAGCGTGCTGCCGACCTCGGCGGGCAGATGCTCGCCCAGCACGACGGGCATCAGGTCGAGAAGGCTGGCGGTGCTCCAGGTGTCCCCGGTGGCGACTCCCCGGGCGACGAAGCGGTCGCCGGTCCAGAGCTGGTCGAGGAGCGTGGCCTGCGTCTCCTCTGCCGTCCGCGTCCACCGGCGTGCGTCGTCCTGCTTGCCCAACTCTCCGGCGAGGGAGGCGAGTTCATGCATCTGGAGGACCAGGAATGCGGCCAGGTCGGCGGTGACGACCACCCGCTCGGGGTCGAAGGTGGTGGCGTTGTCCCAGCCGCTGTCGTTGCCGTGCTGGTAGTAGGGCAGTTCGGCGCCGGGGGCGCGGCGGGCGGTGAGCCAGAACTGGGTCCAGCGCTCCAACCGCTCGTACACCTGGGCCAGCTCGGCCTGGCTCGGCGGCGTCGGCAACCGGCGGCGCAGATGGCCGAAGGCCCAGCCGTGGATGGGCGGTTTGACGAAGTTGTGCAGCACCTCGGAGTGGGTGACCGAGTCGGGCAGGGCGCCGCCGGCGTCCTGGTGGTCGAAGGGCAGCTGGAACTGGTCGAGGCCGAGCTCGGGACAACCCGGCGCCAGGGCGAGGGCGTTGAAGCAATGGTCCCAGCTCCAGACCTTGTCCATCCAGTGCTTGGACATCAGCACGCCGGGCCGGGTGACGAGCCCCGCCGGCCGGACGGTCGCCGACCAGACGACGTAGGCGGCGAGTTCGGCGGCGGGGGTGTCGGCCGAGCGCCAGGGAGCCACGGCGTCCACGAACTCCGCGAAGGCACTCCGCGCGGCCTCCACGACGTCGTCGAAGGTCGCCGAGGACGCGTACGGCGGGCGGGCGGTGTCGAGTTCCTCGACGGCGATCTCCCAGCCGCCGCCCGCCTCCGCCGTGACGGCGAGACCTCGGTCGGTGCTGCCCAGGGTCTGGTCGCCGGGTGTGGCGGCGATCGTGCCGGACAGCAGGGTGACGCGGTAGCGGCGTCCGGTCTCGTACGACGTGAACACGTGCGCGTCCGCCGCCGGGTCGTGGAAGAAGTACGTGCCGCTGAACGGGGTCAGGGCCTGCGCCGCGGCGAACACCCCGATGTCCAGGCCGCTTCCCCGCAGCCGTACGGTGTCCGGCGACTCGTAGGCGAGATCGATGCGACCTGCCTCCCCGGTCCAGGTGAGCAGTCCCGGTGTCCCCTGCCGGTCGGTCTCCACCCGCTCGCCCGCGGACAGGGGGACCAGGCGCAGGACGGCGTGCATGCCGTTCTGGTGCGAGACCAGATGGAGGTCGTCGGCGTACGTCTTCTCCGCCACCACGGGTGAGACGTCGAACCACGATCCGTAGGTGCTGAACGGGATGTCGGAGAGGGAGAAGGCCGGGCCGGTTCGGGCGTCGGTCATGAAGGGGCTACTCGTTTCTTCAGCAAGGGGGTGCTCTTCAGCAAGGGCGTGCGGAGGTCGCTTCAGTCCTTGACGGCACCGGCGGTGACGCCGGCGGCGACATAGCGCTGGGCGAGGACGAGGATGACCGCGGCGGGCAGCGAGGCCACGACGGCGGTGGCCATGATGGCGTTCCACTCCTGGTTGTTGTTGCCGATGTAGTGGTAGATGCCGAGCGTGATCGGCTCGTGGGCACCGCCGTTGACGAGGGTGCTGGCCAGGACGAAGTCGGACCAGGACCACAGGAACGCGAACAACGACACCGTGACGACGGCGTTGCGGCTCATCGGCAGCACGATCGACCGGAAGATGCGCCAGGCCCTGGCCCCGTCCATCTGCGCGGCCTGGAGCAGTTCGCCGGGGATGCCGGACATGAACGCGGTGAAGATGAGCACCGCGAAGGGCACGGCCAGGGTGGAGTCGGCGACGATCAGGCCGGGGACGGACTGGAGCATGTCGAGCTGGAGGTAGATGGCGTAGAAGCCCATCGCCATGATGATGCCGGGGATCATCTGGGCGGCCAGCAGGAGGAAGCTCAGGACGCCGCCGCCGCGGGGGCGCAGCTTGGCCAGGGCGTAGCCGGCGGGTGCGGCCAGGGCCACGGTCAGCAGGACGGTGCCGAGCCCGACGACGAGGCTGGTGCCGAGATAAGGCAACTGCTCGTCGAGGACGGTGCGGTAGCCGGCCAGGGTGCCGTGGACGGGGAACAGGTCGGGTGGGCTCTTGCGCATGTCCTGGTCGCGGGTGAAGGACACGTTGACCATCCAGTAGACCGGGAAGAGCATGATCCCGGTCAGCAGCACCCCGAGGGCCGTCTTCCCTCGTCGCTTCATGACAGCGCCTGCTTTCTCTGCACCCGGACGTAGATCAGGCCGAAGACCAGCGCGGCGACCACGAGCAGGTTGCCGACGGCCGCGCCCGGGCCGAAGGCGGGCACCAGGTTGCCGAAGCCGAGCTGGTAGGACCAGGTGGCGAAGGTGGTGGACGAGTCGGCCGGACCGCCCTTGGTCATGATCCAGATGATGTCGAAGACCTTGAGCGTGTAGACGAGGCCCAGCAGCAGGGTGATCGCGGAGACCGGGCGCAGCAGCGGGAAGGTGATCCGCCAGAACCGCTGCCAGGCGTTCGCGCCGTCGATGGCGGCGGCCTCGTGGAGCGAGGTCGGGATGGACTGGAGGCCGCTGTAGAGGACGACCAGGTTGAAGGGGACGCCGATCCAGACGTTGGCGATGATCACGGAGGCCAGCGACCAGTCCGGTGAGGTCAGCCAGTTGACCGGGTCGATGCCCACGGCGCTCAACAGGGCGTTGACGACGCCCGATTCGCTGTTGAGCATCCAGGACCAGGTGGAGGCCGACACGATCAGCGGCAGCAGCCACGGCACGAGGAACAGGGCGCGCAGGGTGGCCGAGAGCCGGAAGTGCTGGTTGAAGAAGACCGCGAGGGCCAGGCCCAGGGCGTACTGGAAGACCAGGCACACGGCGGTGAAGACCACGGTGTGCAGCAGAGCGGGTGCGAAGGTCGGATCGTCCAGGACGGTGCGGTAGTTGGCGAGGCCGGTGAAGGGTGCGTCGCCCTGGACGAAGGAGCGGACGGTGTAGTGGCGCAGGCTCAGGTCGAGGTTGCGGTAGAGCGGATAGGCGTAGAAGAGGACGAGGTAGAGGGTCACCGGCGTGAGGAAGGCCCAGGCGGCCCACTGCTGGGAGGTGGGCCGGCGGCGCGGTGCGGCGGGGGCCGGGCCACCGAGCGTGGCCCGGTGGCCCGACTTCTGGAGTGTGGCACTCATCAGATCGCCCTGACGTGGCGTCACTTGACCGCGGACTGGGCGGCGGCCAGCGCGTCCTTCGGGGACTTCGAACCGCTGAGGGCGGACTGGACGGCCTTCCACATCTGCTCGGAGATCTTCGGGTACTTGGTGCCGAGGTCGTCACTGGTCCGCCCCCGGGCCGCCTTGACGGCGTCGACCCACGGCTTCAACTCGGCGTTCGCCGCGATCTGCTTGGCCTGCACCTCACTGATGGGGGCCACGTAGGACAGCGTGGTGTCGGTGTCGTAGAGGTGGTCGGTGTTGGTCAGGCAGGCGACGAGCTTCTGCGAGGTGGCGTAGCGGTCGGTGTCGCTCTGGACGGGGAGGGTGACGAACTCGCCGCCGGTGGGGGCCGCCGCGTTGCCGCCCTTGGCGCCGGGTATCGGCAGGACGCCGTAGTCGAAGCCGGCCTTCTTGGCGTTGGCGAGCTGCCAGGTGCCGTTCTCGGCGAAGGCGTAGTCGCCGCTGGCGAACTCCTGCCAGCTGGTGGTCTGGGTGTTGTTGATGACCGAGTTGGGCGCGTACCCCTTCTTCAGCCAGTCGCTCCACAGCGCGAGCGCCGACGCACCTTCGGCGGAGTCGAGTTGGGTCAGCTGGGCGCCCGATCCCCAGAACCACGGCAGGAACTGGAAGCTGCCCTCCTCGGTGCCGATCGCGGAGAAGGTGATGCCCTTCTTGCCGGCCTTGTCGACCTTGGCGAGGGCCGCCGTCAGCGAGGCCCAGTCCTTGATCGAGGCGACGTCGACGCCGGCCTTCTTCAGGACGTCCTTGTTGTAGTAGAGGGCGAGGGTGTTGGCGCCGATCGGGGTGCCGTACGTCTTGCCGCCCGACTGTCCGGCCGCCAGCAGGTTGGGGTCGACCTTGGAGGTGTCCAGCTTGTTGTCGTCGGTCGTGGTGAGCACGCCCGCCTCGGCCAGCGTCGAGACCACCGGGTTGTCGACGATGAGGACGTCCGCGGAGTTGTCCTGCTGGGCCGCCAGGAGCGCCTTGTTGGACAGGTCGCTGGTGTCGAAGGCGGTCCGCTTGACCTTCACCCCGGCCTCGGTGCCACAGGAGTCCAGCAGCTTCGCCCAGGCCGAGCTCTTGTCGAACTGCGGGTAGGGGTCCCAGATCGTGTACGTCCCACTGTCCGCCGTGTTCGATCCGCCGTCCGAGCCGGAGCCGCAGGCGGTGGCGGTGCCGGCGAGGGCCAGGGCGGCGAGGG includes:
- a CDS encoding alanine--tRNA ligase-related protein codes for the protein MNTDRTLRTFTDFYVERGHHLITGSTLLPPPSDPVLFTTSGMHPLTPYLEGRPHPQGRRLVNVQRCLRTTDLEEVGDPTHLTVFEMLGSWSLGDYDHSRSLRWGHELLRDGFGIPQRHLYVTVFGGDDQVGPDTESLRTWEELGVPVEPTVEDNWWSNGPVGPCGPDSEIFVWTGDTPPEGSPTTDPRWVEVWNHVGMRYRRQEDGSLSPLSQQNIDTGMGLERLLTVLQGRGSVYETDLFEPWTRLLPRLWDLDEPSFRLVCDHLRSGVVVIGDGVRPSPTGRGYVLRRLVRRLLTTLWQQDRGRTLSDLPRELVEHTLDHFRLPGGTGPVLDVLLEEEGRFGKLLDRGHRVLSRPQYRGQLSEEDYHYLHDTHGLPRDLVVGLRSLHG
- a CDS encoding methionine--tRNA ligase is translated as MTTPRHYITTTIPYVNARPHLGFALELVQADTLARHRRQRGDDVRLLSGTDDNSLKNVLAAEAAGVDVRTLVDRNADAFAALRDPLALSLDDFIRTSSDPRHRAGVERLWRRCAAAGDLYRKTYEGLYCVGCEQFYTPEELDDGRCAEHGTAPQRVAEENWFFRLSRHADRLRELITGGALRIEPAARRNEVLALIDGGLHDFSVSRSHTRARGWGIPVPDDPDQVVYVWWDALGNYVTSLGYGTDDPAYERWWAAGDRRVHLVGKGVVRFHAVYWPAMLLSAGLPLPTDILVHDYLTVGGRKISKSGSGTTVDPVALTAAYGTDAVRWWLLRDVPRVGDADFTEERLIARADADFAGGLGNLVHRIVTMVHRYRAGAVPVLGADRFAVTPLLDVCRAVPGRIDAALGDFDFRRAVDAAWDIVEEANRCIDATRPWELARAERQGNTDAAERLDAVLAALVTACRVLGDELRPFVPGAAERIARQVSPVGGALPEAAPLFGRLREQR
- a CDS encoding RICIN domain-containing protein — translated: MTSPRTPRRSRRRSTASLAALLAALAATLLPAAPSQAADTAVSVDFATAGGAPTYRASGMIYGLTVDGSQPPDHFFKDIKWHFERAGGAQLNGGGYATSLAEYRTRWNATLAQYKRTKALGGTFVILPHDLWGADGTTSTGFPGDNGNWTQFDNFVNQLISDVKANNMTVEWDLWNEPDLSGFWGRSQSQYLQMWSRFHAAVRANLPGQLIVGPSIANPPSSSNSWWTTFLNHVKANNVAPDIYSWHAIPHDPVTAVNNANSTLAAAGLTNTRPYQINEYAGREQQNPGGGGWFISRLERAGADGLRSNWGGGPSLHDYAADLLTKDSSGRYLPKGEWFLYRYYGSQTGNIVNLTPGTNTDGLATKDNTARNAKILLGTNANTGNVTVNLNRLDTTSVVENGRVRAVVQRIPNNGGGAVTGPVTVSDQTLTVSGNSASVSVPWTDAADGYTVTLLPPSDTTVSTVAVAQHSGQCLDDTNLSAADGTQYQQYPCEGGYQQMLDLKPVAGRANTYTIVNEHSGKCLDVSGASTADGAAVIQWTCSGTTNQMFTLNPVTALGNGKDYQLVAVHSGKCVDVSGVSTAAGALVHQWTCDPASALSTKKNQIWRLLGKS
- a CDS encoding carbohydrate ABC transporter permease — translated: MKRRGKTALGVLLTGIMLFPVYWMVNVSFTRDQDMRKSPPDLFPVHGTLAGYRTVLDEQLPYLGTSLVVGLGTVLLTVALAAPAGYALAKLRPRGGGVLSFLLLAAQMIPGIIMAMGFYAIYLQLDMLQSVPGLIVADSTLAVPFAVLIFTAFMSGIPGELLQAAQMDGARAWRIFRSIVLPMSRNAVVTVSLFAFLWSWSDFVLASTLVNGGAHEPITLGIYHYIGNNNQEWNAIMATAVVASLPAAVILVLAQRYVAAGVTAGAVKD
- a CDS encoding sugar ABC transporter substrate-binding protein, whose protein sequence is MNSTFRHRRLTAAALAALALAGTATACGSGSDGGSNTADSGTYTIWDPYPQFDKSSAWAKLLDSCGTEAGVKVKRTAFDTSDLSNKALLAAQQDNSADVLIVDNPVVSTLAEAGVLTTTDDNKLDTSKVDPNLLAAGQSGGKTYGTPIGANTLALYYNKDVLKKAGVDVASIKDWASLTAALAKVDKAGKKGITFSAIGTEEGSFQFLPWFWGSGAQLTQLDSAEGASALALWSDWLKKGYAPNSVINNTQTTSWQEFASGDYAFAENGTWQLANAKKAGFDYGVLPIPGAKGGNAAAPTGGEFVTLPVQSDTDRYATSQKLVACLTNTDHLYDTDTTLSYVAPISEVQAKQIAANAELKPWVDAVKAARGRTSDDLGTKYPKISEQMWKAVQSALSGSKSPKDALAAAQSAVK
- a CDS encoding hemerythrin domain-containing protein, which gives rise to MGHGGNVIDELVADHREVEEFFGRIEALPSGDKDRKVHADQATIELVRHSVAEEAYLYPAVREHLANGNTLADREIEDHAKAEQLMKDLESCEADDPEFDRIVGELMAEVRAHIADEEENLFPQLRAVCPPERLDELGEQIRRAKKVAPTRPHPSTPSEPPANKLLAPGLGLVDRIRDALTGRGKED
- a CDS encoding carbohydrate ABC transporter permease, with amino-acid sequence MSATLQKSGHRATLGGPAPAAPRRRPTSQQWAAWAFLTPVTLYLVLFYAYPLYRNLDLSLRHYTVRSFVQGDAPFTGLANYRTVLDDPTFAPALLHTVVFTAVCLVFQYALGLALAVFFNQHFRLSATLRALFLVPWLLPLIVSASTWSWMLNSESGVVNALLSAVGIDPVNWLTSPDWSLASVIIANVWIGVPFNLVVLYSGLQSIPTSLHEAAAIDGANAWQRFWRITFPLLRPVSAITLLLGLVYTLKVFDIIWIMTKGGPADSSTTFATWSYQLGFGNLVPAFGPGAAVGNLLVVAALVFGLIYVRVQRKQALS
- a CDS encoding amylo-alpha-1,6-glucosidase; this translates as MTDARTGPAFSLSDIPFSTYGSWFDVSPVVAEKTYADDLHLVSHQNGMHAVLRLVPLSAGERVETDRQGTPGLLTWTGEAGRIDLAYESPDTVRLRGSGLDIGVFAAAQALTPFSGTYFFHDPAADAHVFTSYETGRRYRVTLLSGTIAATPGDQTLGSTDRGLAVTAEAGGGWEIAVEELDTARPPYASSATFDDVVEAARSAFAEFVDAVAPWRSADTPAAELAAYVVWSATVRPAGLVTRPGVLMSKHWMDKVWSWDHCFNALALAPGCPELGLDQFQLPFDHQDAGGALPDSVTHSEVLHNFVKPPIHGWAFGHLRRRLPTPPSQAELAQVYERLERWTQFWLTARRAPGAELPYYQHGNDSGWDNATTFDPERVVVTADLAAFLVLQMHELASLAGELGKQDDARRWTRTAEETQATLLDQLWTGDRFVARGVATGDTWSTASLLDLMPVVLGEHLPAEVGSTLADHIKAHLTPYGLATELTTSPHYLADGYWRGPIWAPATVLIEDGLRRAGHHRLADDISARFRTLCETHGFAENFDAVTGTGLRDRAYTWTAAGYLLLAEAHAHRDGR